A single genomic interval of Dehalococcoidia bacterium harbors:
- a CDS encoding UGSC family (seleno)protein, which translates to YYYQKGWTEGLPIVCPTEERVLRMLEYTDRAPGELVGQLAPVYAEATVEKIAINGVMAGCLPQHMPVLIAAAEAIIEKDFNLYGVQTTTNPVTPLFIVNGPIAKELDINSGPSCMGPCKRANAVIGRAMRLLMINVGGAKPGAVDKATFGQPGKFTFCIAEHEEANPWEPLHVERGFDRQDSTVTACGVASVINVITTPELIPGWKDGIQILAMVADNMSAMGSNNFMSGIGEPMVAFSPESAGILKKDGYSKRDVKQYLFDKSSRTAASLPPFTVDRMRHRRSVGPSVDRFYITERAEDIMLVVCGGLLAAHTVFMPTFGTTQAQTKPIAKKDGTRVRSVEEFKAK; encoded by the coding sequence ACTACTACTATCAGAAAGGCTGGACCGAAGGCTTGCCCATCGTGTGTCCGACCGAGGAGCGCGTGCTCCGCATGTTGGAGTACACCGACCGCGCGCCGGGCGAGTTGGTGGGGCAGCTCGCCCCCGTGTACGCGGAGGCGACGGTGGAGAAGATCGCCATCAACGGCGTGATGGCGGGGTGCCTGCCCCAGCACATGCCGGTGCTGATCGCCGCGGCGGAAGCCATCATCGAGAAGGACTTCAACCTGTACGGCGTCCAGACGACCACCAACCCGGTCACGCCCCTGTTCATCGTGAACGGGCCGATAGCCAAAGAGCTTGACATCAACAGCGGGCCGAGCTGCATGGGGCCATGCAAGCGGGCGAACGCGGTCATCGGCCGGGCGATGCGCCTGCTCATGATTAATGTGGGCGGCGCCAAGCCGGGCGCGGTGGACAAGGCGACCTTCGGGCAGCCGGGTAAGTTCACGTTCTGCATCGCGGAGCACGAGGAGGCGAACCCGTGGGAGCCTCTGCACGTGGAGAGGGGCTTTGACAGACAGGACAGCACCGTCACCGCGTGCGGCGTCGCCAGCGTCATCAACGTGATCACCACGCCGGAGCTTATCCCCGGCTGGAAAGACGGCATCCAGATACTGGCCATGGTGGCTGACAACATGTCCGCCATGGGGAGCAACAACTTCATGAGCGGGATAGGGGAGCCGATGGTCGCCTTCTCGCCGGAGTCGGCGGGCATCCTGAAGAAGGACGGCTACTCCAAGCGGGATGTGAAGCAGTATCTCTTCGATAAGTCCAGCAGGACGGCCGCGAGCCTGCCGCCGTTCACCGTGGACCGCATGCGGCACCGGCGCAGCGTCGGCCCGTCCGTGGACAGGTTCTACATCACGGAGCGGGCGGAGGACATCATGCTCGTCGTCTGCGGCGGGTTGCTGGCGGCGCACACGGTGTTCATGCCCACGTTCGGCACCACGCAGGCCCAGACGAAGCCGATTGCGAAGAAGGACGGCACGCGCGTGCGCAGCGTTGAGGAGTTCAAGGCGAAATAG
- a CDS encoding NAD-dependent malic enzyme produces MPTATTPTTTTRGPGYTLTIRAEYPNHAGMLGKIATAIGKAGGDVGAVDIVRMAGGKITRDFTIIAHDLDHGHAIAAKMEAIPQVRVTGLSDPTFLVHLGGKIATQLKVPVTTRSDLSMVYTPGVGRIVEAIHNDPPSVWTLTIKGNTVAVVSDGTAILGLGDLGPEAAMPVMEGKAMLFKEFANIDAWPICLSSKDPDRIVEAVKLIAPGFGGINLEDISAPRCFEIEERLKRELDIPVFHDDQHGTAVVVMAALMNACKLTGKRMESLKVVVNGSGAAGVACIKMMMACGTSHIIACDKTGIVYKGRAENMNRAKEWLADNTNAERVKGTLKDALTGADFFLGVSGPGALTPDHLKVMNRDAIVFALANPTPEIMPEEAQPYVRVMATGRSDYPNQINNVLCFPGIFRGALDVRATTINEEMKLAAAHAIADAVPTRDLHEDYIVPSVFNRSVVRAVARTVAETAQKTGVARRSRRSYHMFRM; encoded by the coding sequence ATGCCAACAGCCACAACGCCTACGACAACGACCCGGGGCCCTGGCTATACCCTGACGATCCGCGCTGAGTACCCGAATCATGCGGGCATGCTGGGCAAGATCGCCACCGCCATCGGCAAGGCGGGAGGCGATGTCGGCGCGGTGGACATCGTGCGCATGGCCGGGGGCAAGATCACGCGGGACTTCACCATCATCGCCCATGACCTGGACCATGGCCATGCCATTGCAGCGAAAATGGAGGCAATCCCCCAGGTCCGGGTGACCGGGCTGTCCGACCCCACGTTCCTGGTGCACCTGGGTGGCAAGATCGCGACCCAGCTCAAGGTGCCCGTGACCACCCGGTCTGACCTGTCCATGGTCTACACGCCGGGCGTTGGCCGCATCGTCGAGGCTATCCATAACGACCCGCCGTCCGTCTGGACACTCACCATCAAGGGCAATACCGTGGCGGTCGTATCGGACGGAACCGCCATTCTGGGTCTGGGCGACCTGGGGCCGGAAGCGGCCATGCCCGTGATGGAGGGCAAGGCCATGCTCTTCAAGGAGTTCGCCAACATTGACGCCTGGCCCATCTGCCTCAGCAGCAAGGACCCGGACCGCATCGTGGAGGCGGTCAAGCTCATAGCTCCTGGCTTCGGCGGCATCAACCTTGAAGACATCTCCGCGCCCCGCTGCTTCGAGATAGAGGAGCGGCTTAAACGCGAGCTGGACATCCCCGTCTTCCACGACGACCAGCATGGGACGGCGGTTGTCGTCATGGCGGCGCTCATGAACGCCTGCAAGCTGACCGGCAAGCGCATGGAGAGCCTGAAGGTGGTCGTCAACGGCTCCGGCGCGGCGGGCGTGGCGTGCATCAAGATGATGATGGCCTGCGGCACAAGCCACATCATCGCCTGCGACAAGACCGGCATTGTCTACAAGGGCCGCGCGGAGAACATGAACCGGGCGAAGGAGTGGCTGGCCGACAACACCAACGCCGAGCGGGTTAAAGGCACCCTGAAGGACGCCCTGACGGGGGCCGACTTCTTCCTGGGCGTCTCAGGCCCCGGCGCGCTGACACCTGATCACTTGAAGGTGATGAACCGCGACGCTATCGTGTTCGCCCTGGCGAATCCCACGCCGGAGATAATGCCTGAGGAGGCGCAGCCTTACGTGCGCGTGATGGCCACGGGCCGCTCCGACTATCCCAACCAGATCAACAACGTCCTCTGCTTCCCCGGCATCTTCCGCGGGGCGCTGGACGTGCGCGCCACCACCATCAACGAGGAGATGAAGCTGGCCGCCGCCCACGCCATCGCCGACGCGGTGCCCACACGGGACCTTCACGAGGACTACATCGTCCCCAGCGTGTTCAATCGCAGCGTCGTGAGGGCGGTGGCGCGGACTGTCGCGGAGACAGCCCAAAAGACGGGCGTGGCCCGCCGGTCCCGGCGCTCTTATCACATGTTCCGCATGTAG